A window of Enterobacter ludwigii genomic DNA:
TCGTTCAGGGCGTTTAGATCGAGTACGGACATAATCACCTCGCGTTGTTACTCCCAGAAATCCCGGGCCGGGTCGAGCACCGGGCGAATGATGCCCGCACGCACCGTAAAGTCGCCGAAGCCTTCACCCGCTTCACGCTCTTTCGCCCAGCGCCCAACCAGTTCGTCGACCGAATCGAGGATCTCCGATTCAGTAATGTTTTCACGGTACATCCGTGGAATACGCGTACCGATGCGGTTGCCGCCGAGATGCAGGTTGTAACGGCCTGGCGCTTTACCGACCAGTCCCATCTCTGCCAGCATTGCGCGGCCGCAGCCGTTCGGGCAGCCGGTAATACGCATAACAATATGCTCGTCCGGAATACCGTGTTTTTCCAGAATCGCTTCTACTTTGTCAGTGAATGACGGCAGGAAACGCTCCGCTTCGGCCATTGCCAGCGGACAGGTCGGGAATGACACGCAGGCCATCGAGTTTTCGCGCTGCGGTTTCACCGCATTCATCAACCCATGATCGCGCGCCAGTTTCTCGATCTTCGCCTTCTGGTTTTCAGGCACACCAGCAATGATCAGGTTCTGGTTGGCGGTTATGCGGAACTCACCCTTGTGGACCTTCGCAATTTCCAGCAAACCGGTTTTCAGCGGACGCCCCGGATAATCCAGAATACGGCCGTTTTCGATAAACAGCGTCAGGTGCCATTTATTGTCGATGCCTTTTACCCAGCCAATGCGATCGCCGCGACCGGTGAATTCGTAAGGGCGGATCGGCTCAAATTTAATGCCGGCGCGACGTTCTACTTCTTCTTTAAACGTCTCAACGCCCACGCGCTCCAGGGTGTATTTGGTTTTCGCGTTTTTACGGTCGGTACGGTTACCCCAGTCGCGCTGAGTGGTTACCACCGCTTCCGCCACGGCCAGCGTATGCTCAAGCGGCAGGAAGCCGAACTCGCTGGCGGTACGGGCGTAGGTTTTCTTGTTGCCGTGTTCGATGGACAGGCCGCCGCCCACCAGCAGGTTAAAGCCCACCAGCTTGCCGTTTTCAGCAATCGCTACGAAGTTCATGTCGTTGGCGTGCAGATCGATATCGTTCTGCGGCGGGATCACTACCGTGGTTTTGAACTTTCGCGGCAGATAGGTCTGGCCAAGGATCGGTTCTTCGTCGGTGGTGGCGACTTTTTCCTGATCGAGCCAAATCTCCGCATAAGCGCGCGTGCGCGGCAGCAGATGCTCAGAAATCTTCTTCGCCCACTCATAGGCTTCGGCGTGCAGCTCGGACTCATACGGGTTCGAGGTGCAGAGCACGTTACGGTTCATGTCGTTGGCGGTCGCCAGCGCGTCCAGCCCAACCGAGTGCAGCATCTGGTGTACCGGCTTCACGTTCTTCTTCAGAATGCCGTGGAACTGGAAGGTCTGACGGTTAGTCAGACGGATGCTGCCATAAATCGTGTTTTCACCGGCAAACTTGTCGATCGCCTGCCACTGTTTGGTGGTGATCACCCCACCCGGCAGGCGGCAGCGCAGCAGCATCGCGTGACGCGGCTCCAGCTTCTGTTCAGCACGCTCGGCGCGGATATCGCGATCGTCCTGCTGGTACATACCGTGGAAACGGATCAGCAGGAAGTTGTCGCCTTTGAAACCGCCGGTGAGACCGTCATTCAGATCTTCAGCAATGGTGCCGCGCAGGTAGTTGCTTTCCAGCTTCATGCGCTCGGCGTCTGTCAGTTTACCTTCGACCACCAGTGGCCCTGGATGTTTTTCGCTCATTAGTAGACATCTCGCTGATAACGGCGCTCAACGCGCAGCTCACTTAAATATTCATCTGCCGTTTCGGCATCCATACCACCGAATTCGGCAATCACTTCCAGCAAAGCCTGCTCAACGTCTTTCGCCATGCGATTGGCGTCGCCGCAGACATAAATGTGGGCACCGTCATTGATCCAGCGCCACAGCTCTGCGCCCTGTTCGCGCAGTTTGTCTTGTACGTATACTTTTTCTTTCTGGTCGCGGGACCAGGCCAGATCGATGCGGGTCAGTACACCCTCTTTAACATAGCGCTGCCACTCAACCTGGTAGAGGAAATCTTCCGTAAAGTGCGGGTTGCCGAAGAAGAGCCAGTTTTTACCCGGCGCTTCATCTGCCGCGCGCTGCTGCATGAAGGCGCGGAACGGCGCAATGCCGGTGCCTGGGCCAATCATGATGACCGGGGTTTCCGGGTTCGCAGGCAGGCGGAAGTTGTCGTTGTGCTCGATAAAGACGCGCACTTCGCCCTCTTCTTCCACGCGATCCGCCAGGAAACTTGATGCCCCACCCGCGCGGGCGCGGCCTTCGATGTCGTAGCGCACCACGCCGACGGTAACATGCACTTCACTCTCCACTTCGGCCTGCGAAGAGGCGATGGAGTACAGACGCGGGGTCAGCGGACGCAGCAGGCCGATCAGCGCATCGGCATCCAGCTGAGCCGGAGAGAAACGCACCATATCGACAATTGGCGTTGACGCCGCGTAATGCTGCAGCTTCGCCTTATCACCCACGAATGGCAGCAGCGATTCGCTGCGGGTTAAGGTAGCGTAATTTTCTACAATATTCGGGGTATTCACCGTCAGTTCGAAATGCCACTGCAGCGCTTCAGAGAGCGGCTGCGTTTTGCCTTCCACAGTGACAGGCTCATCCCCTTTCAGCCAAAGCAGTTCGACCAGCTCTTTTACCAGAGCAGGATCGTTCTGATACCAGATCCCCAGCGCATCGCCCGGCTGGTAACGCAGGCCAGAGCCACCGAGATCGATTTCGATATGGCGCACGTCTTTTTCAGAATCACGGCCGGTAATTTTCTGGTTAACCGACAGGCTCGCGGCCAGCGGAGCCTCTTTAGTGTAAGGGCTGGTATGGATGTCGTTGACGGCACCCGTCGCGGTAAACGCGGCCTGTGCCTGCGTCTCTTTCGGGACGCGCGCTTTCAGCACCTCAACGATGCGGGCACGCCATTCAGCAGCGGCGGCCTGGTATTCCACGTCGGCGTCAACGCGATCCAGCAAACGCTCTGCGCCCAGTTCAGCCAGTTTGCTGTCGAAATCTTTACCGGACTGGCAGAAGAATTCATAAGAGGTATCGCCCAGGCCAAACACCGCAAAAGCCGTGCCGTCCAGTTTTGGCGCTTTTTTCGAGAACAGGAACTTATGCAGCGCCACCGCTTCTTCAGCAGGCTCACCTTCCCCCTGCGTTGAGGCGACAACCACCAGCAGTTTTTCTGACGCGATCTGTTTAAATTTATAATCCCCGGCGTTGACCAGGTTCACGTTCAGTCTGGCAGCCAGCAGGTCGTCACGCAGCGCTTCAGCCACACGGCGGGCATTGCCCGTCTGCGAGGCGGAAATCAACGTAATGGCCGGAATTTCTACGGCCGTTGCCGGAGCGGCAGCCACAGCGCCCGGTTGCTGATTGAGCATTCCCCAGAAATAACCGGAGACCCAGGCAAGCTGAGTGGACGAAAAATCAGAGGTGGCAGCCTGAAGGCGCGCCAGCTGCTCCGGGTTCAGGGGAAGCA
This region includes:
- the cysI gene encoding assimilatory sulfite reductase (NADPH) hemoprotein subunit — encoded protein: MSEKHPGPLVVEGKLTDAERMKLESNYLRGTIAEDLNDGLTGGFKGDNFLLIRFHGMYQQDDRDIRAERAEQKLEPRHAMLLRCRLPGGVITTKQWQAIDKFAGENTIYGSIRLTNRQTFQFHGILKKNVKPVHQMLHSVGLDALATANDMNRNVLCTSNPYESELHAEAYEWAKKISEHLLPRTRAYAEIWLDQEKVATTDEEPILGQTYLPRKFKTTVVIPPQNDIDLHANDMNFVAIAENGKLVGFNLLVGGGLSIEHGNKKTYARTASEFGFLPLEHTLAVAEAVVTTQRDWGNRTDRKNAKTKYTLERVGVETFKEEVERRAGIKFEPIRPYEFTGRGDRIGWVKGIDNKWHLTLFIENGRILDYPGRPLKTGLLEIAKVHKGEFRITANQNLIIAGVPENQKAKIEKLARDHGLMNAVKPQRENSMACVSFPTCPLAMAEAERFLPSFTDKVEAILEKHGIPDEHIVMRITGCPNGCGRAMLAEMGLVGKAPGRYNLHLGGNRIGTRIPRMYRENITESEILDSVDELVGRWAKEREAGEGFGDFTVRAGIIRPVLDPARDFWE
- the cysJ gene encoding NADPH-dependent assimilatory sulfite reductase flavoprotein subunit is translated as MTTQAPPSNLLPLNPEQLARLQAATSDFSSTQLAWVSGYFWGMLNQQPGAVAAAPATAVEIPAITLISASQTGNARRVAEALRDDLLAARLNVNLVNAGDYKFKQIASEKLLVVVASTQGEGEPAEEAVALHKFLFSKKAPKLDGTAFAVFGLGDTSYEFFCQSGKDFDSKLAELGAERLLDRVDADVEYQAAAAEWRARIVEVLKARVPKETQAQAAFTATGAVNDIHTSPYTKEAPLAASLSVNQKITGRDSEKDVRHIEIDLGGSGLRYQPGDALGIWYQNDPALVKELVELLWLKGDEPVTVEGKTQPLSEALQWHFELTVNTPNIVENYATLTRSESLLPFVGDKAKLQHYAASTPIVDMVRFSPAQLDADALIGLLRPLTPRLYSIASSQAEVESEVHVTVGVVRYDIEGRARAGGASSFLADRVEEEGEVRVFIEHNDNFRLPANPETPVIMIGPGTGIAPFRAFMQQRAADEAPGKNWLFFGNPHFTEDFLYQVEWQRYVKEGVLTRIDLAWSRDQKEKVYVQDKLREQGAELWRWINDGAHIYVCGDANRMAKDVEQALLEVIAEFGGMDAETADEYLSELRVERRYQRDVY